TATGTTTTAGTTCCCTATTCTAAAGTAGTAGGAGACCAATAATAGCTCAGTTCCCTTTGTATTATTCTCTGTTCATGGTGCCTGGTTTCAtcatgtggcatgaaaatattTGGTTAGTTACCTGCTGACTCTACACAGTAGTCTTTATAGACAAATGTTAAGATTCCTCATTATGAGATAAGGCCATTAAGGTAAATGATAAGGCTATTAAGGTAAATGGTCTTGTTCTATTGTAAGATAAATTGGCCAAATTCAaccataaaaaaatattaataagaaTGTAACATGGCTCTATAATAATCTCGTAATAAGTAAGTTTGTCTGTGTGCAAGAAATTTCACTGCCTCCATGGTGTTTCCATTCCTGTGCTTAGAGCAGATAGAAGCTCAACATTTAGAAAACTATGAGCTAGCACTGCCGCATCAGGACatgttaaaggagaagttccaCTTCCAGAACGAAAATCTACAGATCATTTCCTCACCCctttgtcatccaagatgttcatgtctttctttctctagttgtaaagaaatgatgttttttgaggaaaacatttctccatatagtggacttgcCCGCAAGTTTGACCTTccagaatgcagtttaaatgcagcttcagatAGCTCTAAACCttgatcccagcccaggaaaaaggctcttatctagacaAACCATCACTCATTTTctaagaaaagtaaaaaaatgtatactttttaaccacaaaatctcgtctagcactagctctatGTGCGTCCGTGACGCTACGTACTATGTAATGGTCACGCGTGACATAGGCGGAGCTACTTGCTgcaagtgacaaaatataaaacGCATGTGTAAAATGTGCCAGAGTCATGTGACTGTTACAGAAGGCAGGGAGTTACTACTAAAATTGTGCACACTGGATTTCACGCTTCAGACGTAACTGCAGAAAACACTTATAGAATCACTGTCATAGTGATTCTGTCATTCACCTGTCCTTCATTCTGAAATTCTTCAGAGACACTAATTTGAATAAATACAAagtacatatacacagatcaggcataacattatgaccacctgcttaatgtataacagccctgacccgtcctgcactgtgtattctgaccgctttctatcagaaccagcattaacttcttcagcagtttgagcaacagtagctcgtctgttggatcggatcacacggggcagccttcactccccacgtgcatcaatgagccttgaccgcccatgaccctatctccaggttcaccactgttccttccttggaccacttttgataagacagtgaccactgcagaccgggaacaccccacaagagctgcagttttggagatgctctgatccagtggtctagccatcacaatttggcccttttggtcgctcaaatccttacgcttgtccatttttcctgcttctaacatcaactttgaggccaaaatgttgacttgctgcctaatatatcccacccactaacaggggccataatgaggagatactcagtcttattcacttcacctgtcagtagtcataatgttattgctgatcggtgtaaatatgacgctaataaattaatttctaaaaaatctctggagagagagagtatataattaattaattgaatatTAAGTGAATAATCTCTATAAAGCCtacagaaggtttttttttattaactgatGTCATTGCTTATCTCAAGGACTGAATTTTTTTATAGAGTAAATTGAAACTAGACTTACTTAAACAGAGCTCTTTTCATAGCAGGCGCTTAATCATACCTCGGTCAGTTTATACATTAAAACGGAAAGCAGGTCAAGATTAACCGAATCATTGGCAATTAATTTCTAATTCTGACAGCTCAACAtagcaaattaaattaaattatgcaTGATAATagaaagtgaaataaatgtattacCTGTAAGGTCCCGTCACTTGCTGCAACTCTCACCAGAAGGTGCTGTACTATTGCTGTGCTTCATGTTAAAGGATGTGATGGATCAGGTGttattttataaactgctaATGTGGCAGACATTTTGGTAAATCACACCAAATTTTTCTAATGGCTAATGTGTTAATTAAAACCAGAACTATTCATGCTATGTATAGCCAGTTCACTAGGCTctaattagatatttatttgaaTTCTTGCAATTATTTCCATGATGCCCGTAGCCTATACACTACTTCTGCGACTCATTTTGTTGTTGCCATGTCTGTCTGCAGTGCACAGATCTTGGCTACCATGTGTCTGTGACACGGGTGATGCGTGGCTACCTGTCCAACAGGAACCGGGCGCAGCAGAACCTCAAGAATGGACTTCAGCAGCTTGAAAGCGCAGTGAGTGCTTTGGACCAGGGCCATGACCGAGATGCCCTGCTGCAGGCCCATAACTCTGCCTTCTGCCTGCCATTCCACTTTCAGCACCAGCCACACGAGGGAGACcaggtaacaacacacacacacacacacacacacatagaaacctaATGTATATCAAAATCTGTGCTAGGGAGATCTGACATACTCcacactcaggtgtgtgtgtgtgtgtgtgtgtaaggtttgtGAGGTGAGTGCTGACTGTCAGGTGAGGTATGAGATGGAAACCAGATACCAGCAGTTGCAGTCCAGGCTGTCTACCGTTACCCTGGAAACAGAGGAGgtacacatcacatctcatatCATCTCTTAATCATCAGCTCTAATAATCACACTATgattctgtttcttcttctttaaatgAATCCTGCCTAATTTTGCCTTGTATACATCAAATACCCATAAGTTAACGATATTTGTGAATACATAGGATATGTTTATAtcgagaaggtgaaggtgaatgATGTCATATTTATCGCATACGCAgactcatttgttttttttccctcaggtCAGTAAAACTCTCAAGGCCACCTATGCTGCTCTCCTGGAGAGTATCTGTGATGATGACTGTAACCCCACCCCTGATGTCTCAGCCAGCCTATCACAAGAGAGCACAGGCGATGGTCCTAATACCAAGCTGAGCCTAACCAAGCGCAGAGCCAATCAGCAGGACACCGAGACCTTTTATTTTAACGTAAGAGTTCCATGTATACAAATGGAGAAACAGGGATGATTTCTGGTTAAAAGCTGTGAACTGacatgttttcattttgttctgttttgtgtgGTTCAGAAAGTGAAGGAGTATCTCAACGGGAGCTCAGTGATTTGCAAACTCCAGGCCAAACATGACCTGTTAAAGGACGCCATACAGaaaggtacaaaaaaaaaagtctgaaccATCTTACTCACTCAGCTGTAAAGGAGCACAGCTTTGGCCTATTTGTAATGATCTCTGTTTACTCTTTGCTCATTTCTCTGTCCTCCAGCTGAAGCAGTTGACAGTGATCCCTCCAGGTACCGTTTAttttccatctgtctgtctgtctgtcctttgtTTTGGTACTGTTTACACATGGATGTGTTGCAGACATACCCTGCCCAAAATCCTGAGCCGTTGAGTTGAATCTGGAGTGTACTCTCTAACTCAGTTAGATAAGACTCGACCTAAAAGGCTTCAGAAAACCATAGATGCATTGGAACGTCCAGCACAccagtgtgcatgtgcatgaaaATGGAGTGCATGTTTGTTACGCGCATGTAATGATGCCATGGTTTCACAGTGCAGTGCCGTGTATGTATTTCCCAGAATGCAGTCTGGTAGGTCAGTGCGTGTGCGGAAAGCCAGGCCTTGCTCCCAGTACAACCACAAACTCTTCTCTGGAAACATGCTGTCCTTCATCCAGGTACAGCTCCACACCATCCTCTAGCTGGATTTACGATGCATTACCGCAAAGCTCCTTTCTGCCACGTTACTCCTCCCTCCAGCTTCTGTGATACGAGATTTCCTGTCACTGACTCTCCAATCATAgtttcagtactgtgtgtgtgtgtgtgtgtgttgcttgcTTACGTTTAGCCTGGCTGAAACGAACAGCTTCTTTGCTTTGCAGTCCCTGGAATTCTTTGCTAGTCTGTACATCCGCATtaaagggggtgggggggggttattAATGAATATGTGATTAATAGCATGAAGCTGTGCAGCCATTTGTAGTGCCATTTTCAAACTGTTCCTAcattaaaatcatatttccCCGTTTCCCCATTTCCCCTGTGGGATCATCTGCCGAAACTGTTCCTGCTCTACTGCTGTGTTTTGTACTCGCATGCTTAAAAGATTGTGTAAAGgaagtgatgtgtcattgtgtattTCTTCCATCAGACTACACTGTTTGGCATCTGTTTTTGGAAAGACTAAAAAAACTATTGTTAGCTCTGTTTACTTCCATGTAATAAAAAGAAACTGCGCATCTGAGGGAGAGCAGGGAAGAATTTCTGTGTTAAAGAAGGAGTGTATTATGGGTTTGCGTTTTAGGCAAGTCTTCAACGATacagttattgttgttgtaacTCACTGTCCTTATTCATTCCTTGGTTACCTGATGCATTGTAATAGACAAAGTGTTCTCCTTGAGCACCATTGCTTCTTCGAGCTTGTCCAAAGATTTGCAGATGCATTTCCACTTATCTTTGGATACAACCATGTTCTGATCACTTTGACTCAATGCTTTATACACCTATCATTCATGCTAATCTATTTACATACACAGGACTCATTTTAAATCCCAAAGTGCATTAAAATAAGGTGGACATCTGGACACCATTATGTGCCCATTCCATGGGTGTTAACATGATGTTGGTCCCCCTGTTCTGTGATAACAGCCTCTACATTTTTAGGAAGTTTTTCTTTCCAGATAATTACTCCCAAGACTATAAATAGACCAAACTTACCAAGatggaaaaaaagtttttagatacactgtattgccaaaagttttgggacacccctccaaatcaggtgttgtttttcaggggttgggctcggccccttagttccagtgaaaggaactcttaatgacaagacattttggacaatttcatgctctttgtgggaacattttggggatgaccccttcctgttccaacatgactgcacaccagtgaccaaagcaaggtccataaagacatggatgagtgagtttggtgtggaggaacttgactgtcctgcacagagtcctgacctcaaccccatagaacacctttgggatgaattagagcggagactgtgacccagaccttctcgtccaacatcagtgcctgacctcacaaatgtgcttctagaggaatggtcaaaaattcccataaacacactcctaaaccttgtggacagccttcccagaagagttgaagctgttatagctgcaaagggcgggacaactccatattacattcatgtgcacgtaAAAGCAGATGTCCCGAAAATTTTGGTAAAATAATATAAGCTTTCCTTGTCTTCTCTGGGTCAGTGTAAGATAAACATCCATTACTAAACATCTTTGTCTGGgacttaaaaaaatatgttttggcTTCCTTTCAAACAGGGCTtcaagtaataaaacacatagcAAATGGAGCTCTCTTATCAGCTCGCTCTTTTTTCCTGACCATGAAAATTTTTATCTCTGGTGTCCTAGCTGGCCACGGCTCAGTACACGTGCATCCTTGATAGCTTCTAGGTGACTGAGAGAGGTGCATGAGCCTGGTGGGACTGCCATCTGGCCTCTGCTTATTCAGCTAGTTTTCACAGTGCCATCTTCTTGTGCAATTTCTCGGAGTCTCTccctttatattattaattaatctgGAGGTCAAACTGCGCTGTGCGTTAACCCTGGCCCGTCTCTTTCTTTGAAGTGGACACTAATCTATGGGACGTACCCTCTTGTTATGCCACACTATTGTATAATGTATTCAGGACTACAGGACTGTTTCTCTTAAATGAGTTATCAGTGTGGGCGGCCTCTTGACTCTAAAATGCACACGTTTCTGCCTGAGTGGTTGGAAATTAGattaatgcagaaaaaaaaagaaaacaggactTGGTTTGCTCCGAGCCATGCTGACAGTGTATTACTGTGAGTGTTTAAGCTGTGGTGTCCAGTTCCTTTGTGTAAATGCATTAAAATTGCTGTTGCTGCTTGCTGAATATAAATGGGGAAGCAAATGTAGTCTTGTGCTAATTGCTTTTCATCTGACTCTTGTTTCTGCTTTTCATCTGTCTCCACTCTCTACCCCTTTCCCCCCattgcttctttctttcctctttccatTTGGTTGccttggtatttttttttctttctgtctgtggaTCTCACACCTTCTCTTGCCAATGCCGCGTTTTCTATTTCTTCTTCCGAATTTTTCCTCCATAACTGTATGGCTGGTCGGTACATCAGGAGAAGGAGGCGGATGTCCAGGACTCAGGTACTGCTTTGCTTGTCCTAGAGAGTCTTCCTCACTACCTACACTCAGGCTGTGCGCACTATTGCACTACTGACTTTAACCTTAGATTAACCTACAGCTATACATATCCATGCCATTTCCTATCTTACGGTCATCTATGCAGTCTTATACTGTTATCATCACAGCTTTGTGACATTCCCATTATTTGTGGCCTCATTCATAGCCACTCATTGCAATTCTAATGATCTCTCTTTCGTATCTACCTGCCCAACAGAGCTCCGGGCAGCAGATTCCCTTAGTGGTGGAAAGCTGTATTCGCTTCATCAACCTCCACGGTGAGTCCAGGCATCAGCCCGCCATGCTTCATGCTGCTAGATGAATTATGTATTTGTAATTCAGATGAATAATATGTTTGCaaatgaaatgtgtttgttttaaggTCTGCATCACGAGGGCATATTCAGAGTCCCGGGTTCTCAGAGCGAAGTCAATAATATCAGAGATGCGTTTGAAAGAGGTACGAAAATTCAGTGGATTTTTATTCTATGATCATTTTCAAACGAATTTTATTTCTGAGTTGTAGTGATTAGTGCACACAGGTGTCCCATAACAATTGCACAGACTTTTGGTTCTGCTAGTGGTGACCACTATGATCCATTATGCATTATTTGGTCATTATTGTTTAGTTGTTATGGTGCATATTTGATCACTTTTAAATGGATGGACATTTCTCATGGACAGCCACACCCAGTCCTCTTCTTCATATGCAAACATCTCAGAGCAGTGCCTGTTAAACAGACGTCCGTACACCTCCTTCCAATAGTAGTTATAGCTGAATGTACTGAATGCTCTCTTAAAAGCAGAGAAGGCCTGGTCGGGCCACATGAATGTCTTGAACATATTTCATTGGAGAAAGGGTGATGATTGAGAACCTAAAATTCCTGCTGTAAATGTTGGCTGCATGACATTGTATGTCCTCCATGATGAATAACTCCTTACAGGGAAGGGGTGTGGAAAATCTACATGTTTCAGGTTTACCTGGATGAGTGTAGTCCATGAGTCTAtccaaggttttttttaatgatttctgGATGTTTTTCCAGTGCTTTGGAGTATTTCAAGTATATCATGATATTAGTTTATCTATGCAGAGTGTGACAGCCCTGCCTTGCATGTCACTAAAGGCACTATTTATTAATGTTGATCTttcctacgtgtgtgaggggtcgccacaacTTGGCACAACTTAcgccttcctgacacaaccctcccattttttatctgggcttgggaccagcactgcctccagtggctggggtttgggctcTGGCTGGGAATTGAACTCGGGCCTTCCGCCTGGTAGGAGAGACTGAGCCACCAGTGTCCTGAAGGCACCATTTATTAATACACGGGAAAAAAAGGAGAGGGCATTAACCAGGCCATAGAGCATCAGAATGTACAGTGGGTAATGGATATCGATATTTGCTGGTGATTTTGTTGATAATAACTTTGCTCACAAATGCAGTTTCAAAGGTTTGTAAGCAGGAAGAGCACCTACTTTATGTTTACTGAATAACAGTTTGGGATTCTGACTGACTGACCTCAGGGCTTTGGCTGGTAATGTTATGAATGGATACACAGATGTAATAAAGGCTGTTATTTCATCCTCTAACCAGGATGATTTCAGTGTATTGACATGCAGCCATGTTTATTGTGGATTCTCTTTATGCTATCGGTTTCAATGCACAGTGGATGATATATGAACTTTCACCATGAAACTTACTATCAGTGGTTGATGAAAAGCCAGCTGGTGTAGGTGGTAGGCCGTGCTGTGGTTTATAAATCTTGGTAGATGTTTAGCAGTGATGTGGTCTATGaagcaaaacagaaaaatgttgtGGTAATAGCAGAGGGGAAAGTCACTGCAGGGCTTCATCACACTGTCCAGTTTGAATCTAAAGGCTGGTTGATTGAGAGCTGAGAACacctttttcattctttttggCATTTACCTGTGTTAAGCTGATCCTCCATGGTGACTAAAGGCTTGAATGGGGACAGGCTTCGTTTTTCCAGCAAGGACTTTATAAAGGcttgtctctatctctgtaaACTCGCTTGCAGGTTTTCTGACTCAAACCGAAAGCAGAAGAACTAAACCCCCTGATACTTTGATTcctgttattattagtagtagtaataatagtagtagtagtagtagtagtaagaaTTAGTTATTATTAGTATGTGTGTCAGAGGTCAATACTGTGCTAATGTTATTCTTCAAACAATCATAAATATCAgagaaatgtatatttattgcaTATTTAGTATGTGAATAAAAATGTCTTTCTCCCAGGGGAAGACCCTTTGACGGACAGCGAGTGTGACATTGACTCAGTTGCAGGAGTTCTGAAACTGTATTTCAGAGACCTGGAGAAACCTCTCTTCCCAGAGGAGAGCTTCAGTCAGCTGATGGAGTGTATCCGTAAGATAACAGTCAggcacttttgtgtgtgtgtgtgtgtgtgtgtgtgtgtggtctaatGAATCGATGTTGTGCTGTTTTATCGTGCTACTGTGCAAACCTTTATAGCTTCAATGATGATTTAGAGCCATAACACGTTATTGATCGGAGCTACTCCAGTGTCTCGCGATGCGATCAGGTTCATGTGTGTTTCTCTAATCCACCTTCTGTGTGTCATCGACAGAAATTGAGAACATAGCAGAGAGCGCAGCACAGATAAAGCTTGTGGTCTCATCCTTCCCCAGACCCCTCATCATCGTCATGCGCTATCTGTTTGCCTTCCTCCATCAGTGAGTAGTGCTGCCTTTCTCTCGAGCACAAATAGGAAACAATACGAAAAATGATTTCCCAATAggacatttcattcatttatttattcaaatataaataatttattgctATCATGCTACATGAAACAATAGGCTTGCGcaatttattaatgttaatttcGTTTGGGTGCGAgcgatacttttttttttgccattttcatGCCCAGAAATTAATGTGGCATTCAATATCTGGTGTGAGAACAATATTCTCAAACAAAATGGTATTTTCTGCACCATCTGCAAACAAAGCCTTTAAAGTCTGTTCCCatatgttgtgttttgtggcTATGGACTAGATAGGCTGCTTTGTCCACTCAAGTaaatactgaatcatttatgCATAAGCCACATCATTATTGTTGTAGTGTACCTTCAGTGTGCCTTGGTATAGATTCTACAACTCCCCAAAATGAATAGCGAAGAATTAACCTTAACTCTGTACATTAGTTGTTAAATTGTTGTTGGCATTTACAGCTTCAAGATGTACGTATATCCAAGATGAGAAATGAACCACTGTAAATATCAAGGGTCCTAGACTGAAAGTGAGAGCCCATGAGTTGTAAAGAAAACTAAAAGACATCCTAGAAATCATGCTGCAGCCATCATTGTGAAAATATCATTACACACAGAATGAAAGGAGCTGATTTGATTGGATGTGGTGATAGCACTGATCACACATGTCTTGACAATCTGTGCATTCTAACACAACCCTTTTTAACGACGCTGCAGATTTCTGCTATAATCTGCTTATAATCTTTTTAGCTGATCATAAAAATGCACATATACACCGACCaagcataactttatgaccactggcctaatattgtgtcggtcccccttttgctgccaaaacagccccaacttcttcagcaatttgagcaacagtagctcgtctgttggatcggatcacacgggccagccttctctccccacttgcatcagtgagccttggccgtccatgaccctgtctccggttcctTCAttgcaccacttttgatagatactgaccactgcaggccaggaacaccccataagagctgtagttttggagatgctgaaGAAATTTACATAAACTCATTTTGCAGTTTCTTTAAACAACTGGAAAGCTGACCAGTTTCAATCAATCTGTGCCTACTGTAGCCTCAGATGTTTGATCATGGCTGACCGGCACCTCAAGGTTCATTGTGTTATGCTTTCTGAGATCATTCCTTTTTTCACCAtggtagccttcctgtcagttcGAAGCAGACTGTCCATTCTTTTTGCTCTTTATTTATAGACATGGTGTTTCTGCACACatcactggatgtttttgtttattggaCCATTCTGATATTTCATCCAATGCTAAATGCTTAAGAATGTATAAAGGTTTATATTGTCTTTAGGCATAatgtaaatacatacatacggtgtgtgtgtgtgtgtgtgtgtgtgcagtgtgtctcaGTACAGTGATGAGAACATGATGCAGCCCTATAACCTGGCTGTGTGCTTTGGACCCAGTCTGCTGAGAGGCGGGGCCGAGTCGGGCGATGCAGTAACTCTGCAGCCCCAGATTAATGCCCTGGTTAAGACCATGATCCTCCAGCATGAGAGCATCTTCCCTGGTCCTGCTGAGTTTCCAGGCCCTGTCTATGAGAAATGCATGACCCTGGAGCAAGAATACTGGTGAGACTTTGCATCACTGGTGGCGTTAACATCTGCTGGTAATGGTAGACTAATTTCCTTGATTAATATCCATTAATATCTGTCTGCAGTGAACCTATTGCAGAGGAGGGTGAAGGAGAGACCGAACATGCTCCAAGTGAAGATGGTGAGGAACTACAGTTCTGCTATAAGCCTGATTACATTTATAGATATTCCTGTGATTCATAATAATGACTAATAATAGTGTAGACATTTCTACTAttcataaaatacattaaaataaacattaaataccTGTGCATTGGGTCAGAAATGCtcatctctgtgtttgtgtgtacattgtCTTGCTTGtgtgctgtttgttttgtgccATCATGTGTGTTCTGTCCATGGGCCATGCTGTGTTGTTTtccttgtgttttgtttgtatatgtgtatgtgtgtgtatgtgtgtgtgtgtatgtgtgtgtgtgtgtgtgtatatgtgtatgtgtgtgtgtgtgtgtgtgtgtatgtgtgtgtgtgtgtgtatatgtgtatgtgtgtgtgtgtatatgtgtatgtgtgtgtgtgtgtgtgtgtgtgtgtgtgtggttgcgcAGAGTGGGAGGCTGTGGCTATGTTTGATTATGTCGCACGGTCTCCAGCCGAGCTGTCCTTCAAGCAGGGGGACCACGTCCTACTCCACAGCAAGGCCTCTGCTGACTGGTGGAAAGGAGAAGTCGGAGGAGTCAAAGGCCTCATTCCTCATAAGTACATCAGTGTGCCTGAGGGGTGAGAATTAATTTATTACAAGATTATTCGTTATCTCTGGTTTGTAATACATATTATTACTATAGACAGTCTTTCAAAAACTGGTCAGAAAACAATCCTGTGCACATTagctcaggtttctcttcaaTCATGAAAAGGAAAGTTGATGAGTTTGATTTGCGCCGCAgcggtggttcaagtggttaaggctctgggttgttggtcAGAGGATCATggctcaagccccagcaccaccacactctGTAtaatagctgcccctgcgctctgaccccaacttcctcagctgggatatgtgaagaaaagaattccactgtgctgtaatgtatgtgtagtgataataaaggcttcttgccctcttcttcttcttctaatgtCCAGAGGAGTAACAACATCTTCATAATGGATGTTTCTGTAATCTGTTGTCAAAATTTGACAATAATGAAGTCAATGATGTGTGGCCTTCAGTAACACACAAAAaaccgaccaggcataatattatgaccacctgcctaatattgtgttggtgctgtcaaaacagccctgacccgtcctgcactgtgtattctgacccctttctatcagaaccagcattaacttcttcagcaatctgcgcaacagtagctcgtctgttggatcggatcacacgggccagccttcgctccccacgtgcatcaatgagcctttaccgtccatgaccctgtctctggttcaccactgttccttccttagatcacttttgatagataaactacaatactttcTCCTCTAATCCAGGGCGGAGCGAAAGCAGGAGCGAGGGAAGAGGGAGGAGAGCCGAGGCGGGAGCACAGGAAATCTAGCTGATGAGCAGCAGCAGGCTGAACACAGCACTCGGTGTGTCATTAACAGAGAGCAGATTTTGACTTATTTTTAACTTCTCCGTTAAAGATTTGAGATTTTAACTGCTGGAATCTTTATGTACCTCACCCCCAGCATGCGCGTGAACAGCGATAGCGCATCACTTCCTGGAAGGCAGCGGGCCGGCAGCGGAGGTGGTGTTGTGGTAGGAGAAGGAGGGGGTAGTGGAAACATCAGTCCAATACGCAAATTCCCCCTTCAGGTACCAGAGGGCCGGCTCTTCTACCCAGCTCAATCACCGGGAGTGGCCCGGCAAATTACAGGGTAGGAGAAAACAACATAccacaatgaaatattagaCTAACAAAAATATATCTCGGTCCATTAGACAGCTTATTACGTTCATCAcattattaaatgaaattaaatagaCTCTAAAGTTAAATGCTCTTGTTTCAAATCTTAGTCTTTGGGTTACTGAGCAGAaagttgggggttcaagcccctaACACCCTATCACCCTATctgttcccctctctctctctctctctctctctctctctcgctgtctcactctttgtctctctctctctctctctctctctctctctctctctctttctctctgtctctctctgtctctctctctttctctctgtctctctctctttctctctctttctctgtctctctctctagtagTGTAATgcatatatgacaaataaaggcttcttctttggATGTCATGGGATGCCATCGCCCTGCTTAAACAAAATACAAAGCCCCcactttttttgttctctttggATGAATTACGGttatttaaatgaaatccaTATTTCATTGTTACGTTTATGATTAATGTAAAGCACACATGCGTCTGCAGAGAAGGAATCAGGGTTCGCTTCATTTTTATAATCGTGTCATGATCATAAATCTTGCTGCTGACTACAAACCATCTGAAACTGTGGCCAAATTAAATCTAGATACTTTGTGAGAGATGGAtcttgttctgtgtgtgtgtgtgtgtgtgtgtgtgtgtttgtgtgacatcTGAATCGTCTGATTAGTTGAAACCTCAGTCTGTTGTACCACAAAATACACTCTGTCAGTCCCTCCACAAgctttttcccttttttgtgGAAAGCTAGCTGAATTGATGAAGCACAGAATTCATCTCAGTGAAGACGCATATCTAAATACTTTCTATGACAGCTGTATTTATGTTCATTGCACGTGAATTGAAGAGAGTTTTGTGTGAAtgcatgttgtgatgatgtcacatgacgtGTCTCGACCCAAATCTGCGGTacttggctaaaaaaaaaaaaaaagtagcaagCTAATTTGATTAT
The DNA window shown above is from Hemibagrus wyckioides isolate EC202008001 linkage group LG15, SWU_Hwy_1.0, whole genome shotgun sequence and carries:
- the arhgap4b gene encoding SLIT-ROBO Rho GTPase-activating protein 3 isoform X3 is translated as MTSHGKLRKEKGCLAEYETQIKEVRSQLSEQLKVLDAQLEQKTQQLQDLSDYLRRRGEIEAEYARSLEKLSERFTLKTKKKEHTDQSVSQCWSVLLTQTKQESRDHSSLSEICTTTFTQRLSHCIEDTSRLAKKSKEVGLQMQDELLKVTTELQTALKTYHQYHSECLSAEGKLKEAARLEEKQTGKSSELSVGQSGGQRRSSVKKMERLMEKRQGKVQETQLKCTKARNDYLLNLAAANAAMKKYYLEDICTLIDCTDLGYHVSVTRVMRGYLSNRNRAQQNLKNGLQQLESAVSALDQGHDRDALLQAHNSAFCLPFHFQHQPHEGDQVCEVSADCQVRYEMETRYQQLQSRLSTVTLETEEVSKTLKATYAALLESICDDDCNPTPDVSASLSQESTGDGPNTKLSLTKRRANQQDTETFYFNKVKEYLNGSSVICKLQAKHDLLKDAIQKAEAVDSDPSRRRRRMSRTQSSGQQIPLVVESCIRFINLHGLHHEGIFRVPGSQSEVNNIRDAFERGEDPLTDSECDIDSVAGVLKLYFRDLEKPLFPEESFSQLMECIQIENIAESAAQIKLVVSSFPRPLIIVMRYLFAFLHHVSQYSDENMMQPYNLAVCFGPSLLRGGAESGDAVTLQPQINALVKTMILQHESIFPGPAEFPGPVYEKCMTLEQEYCEPIAEEGEGETEHAPSEDEWEAVAMFDYVARSPAELSFKQGDHVLLHSKASADWWKGEVGGVKGLIPHKYISVPEGAERKQERGKREESRGGSTGNLADEQQQAEHSTRMRVNSDSASLPGRQRAGSGGGVVVGEGGGSGNISPIRKFPLQVPEGRLFYPAQSPGVARQITGLQERRHTLDSVRPIGGTAERQTVQSVDKEVTRQMNSVFKELLSRQPPQDSNVSPAMPSSSTSSSSSSSSASSAPSRQSIKKAAGFSLRSRGLFRPSDQQD